In Desulfovibrio oxyclinae DSM 11498, a single genomic region encodes these proteins:
- a CDS encoding phage tail fiber protein — protein sequence MPYSYNLYAGDGNNTLFQVSVPFIEKEHVKVYVDGVETEYAWANDGTVEITPAPGIGVSVKVQRETPQDRRLVDFQNGTNFTEKELDNATFQMLYIVQETVDKLTEQIQVDATGQFNALAKRLTNLADPINDSDAVTKGYIEGGVIAPAEAARDEAVAAKNTTTSLRDETAGYKDTAVSAKDTAVTAKDMAVVARDEAVAARDAMPPADTILVDGDIGTAVQQHDPATLKSDLSASLSVGYLETPVAFTNPPQPSRANIQTLDTTGGVSIGDMSETGRLVILASGSGEVSLHANYSGGIIGSYDNNNGRAVIQLINDGTQKWAIISNTEG from the coding sequence ATGCCTTACAGCTACAACCTCTATGCTGGGGACGGCAACAACACGCTGTTCCAGGTCTCTGTTCCCTTCATCGAGAAAGAGCATGTCAAAGTTTACGTCGATGGTGTGGAGACTGAGTACGCCTGGGCGAACGACGGAACCGTGGAGATCACTCCCGCCCCAGGAATTGGTGTATCAGTAAAAGTACAGCGGGAAACTCCGCAGGATCGCCGTCTGGTGGACTTCCAGAACGGCACCAATTTCACTGAAAAGGAACTGGATAACGCCACGTTCCAAATGCTCTACATCGTTCAGGAGACTGTGGACAAGCTCACTGAACAGATTCAGGTAGATGCGACTGGTCAGTTCAATGCACTGGCAAAGCGTCTCACCAACCTTGCGGACCCTATCAACGACTCTGACGCCGTGACCAAAGGTTACATCGAAGGAGGCGTGATCGCCCCTGCCGAGGCAGCACGAGACGAAGCTGTCGCAGCCAAGAACACAACCACTTCCCTTCGGGATGAGACGGCTGGATACAAGGATACGGCGGTTTCGGCCAAGGACACTGCTGTAACGGCCAAGGATATGGCTGTCGTAGCGCGTGATGAAGCTGTCGCTGCCCGTGACGCAATGCCTCCCGCTGACACGATCCTTGTAGACGGCGATATCGGAACGGCTGTTCAGCAGCACGACCCTGCCACGCTTAAATCCGACCTCTCCGCTTCACTCAGTGTGGGATATCTGGAGACTCCTGTAGCCTTCACGAACCCGCCGCAGCCCTCCAGAGCCAATATCCAGACCCTTGATACGACTGGTGGTGTCTCTATCGGTGACATGAGCGAGACCGGGCGTTTGGTCATTCTGGCTTCCGGCAGCGGTGAAGTATCCCTCCACGCCAATTACAGCGGTGGAATCATCGGCAGCTACGACAACAACAATGGCAGGGCTGTGATCCAACTCATAAATGATGGAACTCAGAAGTGGGCCATCATCTCCAACACGGAGGGATAG
- a CDS encoding DUF7483 domain-containing protein gives MGLVNDLAVSAGKKVYGQAIEHSAVFDGTSDYTMRLSSVEGDRSKFTFSTWFKPSNIAVNQHIIFSVSSTNENKTRIVLLPDGRLQFRHNKAGQLRCSWESNNYFKDETNWYNLVVIVDSSEADLNDRCKMYVNGKRIPGAWSSNMAQGYADFMTGAQNSEYCLGKIWHISGDVYSGYLAESVYLDGITADCTAFGAFSEAVDGLWVPKKYSGEYGVNGFHLNFADGSALGKDVSGNGHNMTVYGSPVQTPDTPTNNYAIIDPHRRWIYGATLSEGNTQVYTSGGGRQAGQSTMSMSTGKWYCEMATDPAEGDNWNVGIIATKNNPNYTDAIQREAGSYLIVNNDEYKNGSLTASAVIPSDIDVGEVAGLAFDADAGTLMIYINGVHQHTITGIPHNEYTFVGGDAGDSYALKDVRFRFREDLWQYAPPEGYKALCSQNLTDPKTIDPAKGVDIVLRSGTGADATVSGLGFAPDFILTKARDVSYSWNLFDTTRGSSKVLFTNKSNAEATHNDRLLSFNSDGFTVGSGGGTNDSGRDYINFCLKSSPEFGFDIVKYTGDGVAGRQIAHNCGGVPEMIWVKCLSNNFNWAVYHKDVGPQYYLVLNSSSGDINSGTVWNDTSPDSSSFTAGVAGLTNNNGEEYIAYIFRSVPGFSKVFSYEGNGSADGPFVDLGFTPFAMMMKNTDASEHWRFYDSVRDPCNPADKLLQPNIDNVEGVGHNFQFHTNGMKVVSPYSSVNSNGHKMVGIAWAAHPLKYSNAF, from the coding sequence ATGGGACTTGTTAACGATCTGGCTGTATCAGCTGGAAAGAAAGTCTACGGACAAGCGATTGAGCATTCCGCTGTGTTTGATGGGACCAGTGACTACACAATGAGACTTTCGAGTGTGGAGGGTGACAGATCAAAGTTCACCTTCTCAACTTGGTTCAAGCCCTCCAACATAGCAGTTAATCAGCACATCATTTTCAGTGTGTCCAGTACCAACGAAAACAAGACTCGCATCGTGCTGCTTCCTGATGGACGGCTCCAGTTCAGGCACAACAAAGCGGGGCAGCTTCGTTGTAGTTGGGAAAGTAATAATTACTTCAAAGACGAGACTAACTGGTACAACCTTGTTGTGATTGTTGATAGCTCTGAAGCGGATCTGAACGACCGCTGTAAGATGTATGTCAACGGAAAGCGTATTCCGGGTGCTTGGTCATCCAACATGGCACAAGGATACGCAGATTTTATGACTGGCGCACAGAACTCGGAATACTGTCTGGGTAAAATTTGGCACATAAGTGGCGATGTCTATTCTGGCTATCTCGCTGAGAGTGTCTATCTTGACGGTATAACCGCTGATTGCACAGCTTTCGGAGCTTTCTCCGAAGCAGTCGATGGATTGTGGGTGCCTAAAAAATACTCCGGCGAGTACGGAGTTAACGGTTTCCACCTCAACTTCGCTGATGGCTCTGCTTTGGGAAAAGATGTGTCGGGCAATGGTCACAACATGACTGTATACGGCTCTCCAGTCCAGACTCCCGACACTCCCACGAACAACTACGCCATTATAGACCCGCACAGACGGTGGATATACGGGGCGACTCTCTCCGAAGGCAACACTCAGGTGTATACCAGTGGCGGAGGTCGTCAGGCCGGACAGTCCACCATGTCCATGTCCACGGGCAAGTGGTACTGCGAGATGGCTACCGACCCTGCTGAGGGGGACAACTGGAACGTGGGAATCATTGCCACCAAGAACAACCCGAACTACACGGACGCGATCCAGCGGGAAGCCGGCTCGTATCTGATCGTCAACAACGATGAATACAAGAATGGTTCTCTTACCGCTTCCGCAGTGATCCCGTCTGACATTGATGTGGGAGAGGTGGCAGGGCTGGCTTTTGACGCTGACGCTGGCACTCTCATGATCTACATCAATGGAGTCCATCAGCACACTATTACTGGTATTCCTCACAACGAGTACACCTTTGTCGGCGGTGACGCGGGTGACAGTTACGCGCTCAAGGATGTCCGCTTTCGCTTCCGCGAAGACCTCTGGCAGTACGCGCCACCCGAAGGGTACAAAGCTCTTTGTTCGCAGAACCTCACCGACCCAAAAACCATTGACCCGGCGAAGGGTGTGGACATCGTGCTTCGCAGCGGTACGGGCGCGGACGCCACGGTGAGCGGTCTCGGTTTCGCGCCGGACTTCATTCTGACCAAGGCTAGAGACGTTTCGTATAGTTGGAACCTGTTCGATACCACAAGAGGCTCCAGTAAGGTTCTTTTCACCAACAAATCTAATGCCGAGGCAACCCATAATGACAGACTACTCTCGTTTAATTCTGACGGATTCACTGTGGGAAGCGGCGGGGGCACTAACGATTCGGGGCGCGACTACATCAATTTCTGCCTCAAGAGCAGCCCGGAGTTCGGCTTCGACATCGTAAAATACACTGGTGACGGTGTCGCAGGGCGGCAGATTGCGCACAATTGCGGCGGTGTGCCTGAGATGATCTGGGTAAAGTGCCTGAGCAACAACTTCAATTGGGCTGTTTACCACAAAGACGTGGGTCCGCAGTATTATCTAGTTCTTAATTCCAGCAGCGGGGATATAAACTCGGGAACTGTCTGGAATGACACCTCACCCGACAGTAGCAGCTTCACGGCTGGGGTCGCCGGACTCACCAACAATAACGGCGAAGAGTATATCGCCTACATCTTCCGCTCCGTGCCCGGCTTCTCCAAGGTGTTCAGCTACGAGGGCAACGGCAGTGCAGATGGGCCGTTCGTGGACCTTGGCTTCACGCCTTTCGCCATGATGATGAAGAATACTGACGCATCAGAACACTGGAGATTCTACGACTCTGTGCGTGACCCTTGTAACCCCGCAGACAAGCTATTGCAACCGAACATCGACAATGTAGAGGGTGTTGGGCACAACTTCCAGTTTCACACTAATGGCATGAAGGTGGTCAGCCCCTATAGCTCGGTAAACAGCAACGGCCACAAAATGGTCGGCATCGCATGGGCCGCGCATCCCCTCAAATACTCTAACGCATTCTAA